A stretch of Lentisphaera araneosa HTCC2155 DNA encodes these proteins:
- a CDS encoding type II toxin-antitoxin system death-on-curing family toxin, whose product MIEPKWLSERLVLYIHQEQLLEHGGLPGIRDKGMFLSALNKAKNLFLYETPTIPQLAAVYAIGFCKNHPFVDGNKRVALVLCEYFLESNNFYLSASDEDVYTVFMELASSKISDDVFSAWLSENTQEIN is encoded by the coding sequence ACGCTTAGTTTTATACATTCATCAAGAACAATTGCTTGAGCATGGTGGTTTACCTGGAATTCGTGATAAAGGGATGTTTCTATCAGCGTTAAATAAGGCTAAAAACCTTTTTTTGTACGAGACTCCCACTATCCCGCAATTAGCAGCCGTTTATGCAATTGGTTTTTGTAAAAACCATCCATTTGTTGATGGGAATAAACGCGTTGCTTTAGTTCTCTGCGAATATTTTTTAGAGTCCAATAATTTTTACTTAAGCGCTAGTGATGAAGATGTCTATACGGTGTTTATGGAATTAGCCTCTAGCAAGATTTCAGACGACGTTTTTTCAGCATGGCTTAGCGAGAATACTCAAGAAATAAACTGA
- a CDS encoding AAA family ATPase: protein MSEFLKSEEAAYVAETANKLKTCLNQVLFGQEELVDLVCTGLFARGHLLLEGLPGLGKTELIKGLSKALGLDFKRIQFTPDLLPGDISGNPLIQERDGEKEFVFQAGPIFGNLILADEINRASPKTQSAMLEAMQEKSVTVAGQSHELPDPFFVLATQNPIELEGTYALPEAQLDRFLFKLDVHHAPADVLERIVLSRELGESPKVEQVLSRDELQKMISLVKKVHIPQQVAQMIAQLVNSTQAGQSELSEHIKFGAGPRAAIALAAACKARALIQGRVHTGFEDVRDLALPVLRHRIILDYRARIAGQTSDSIVKGLLAELKIIDKPVPATVKEES, encoded by the coding sequence ATGAGTGAATTTTTAAAGAGTGAAGAAGCTGCATATGTTGCGGAGACCGCAAATAAATTAAAGACTTGTTTGAATCAGGTTTTATTTGGTCAAGAAGAGTTGGTGGACTTGGTGTGTACGGGGCTCTTTGCAAGAGGCCACCTATTATTAGAGGGCTTGCCGGGCTTGGGTAAAACGGAACTCATTAAAGGTTTGTCGAAGGCCTTGGGCTTAGATTTTAAACGTATTCAGTTTACTCCGGACTTATTGCCTGGGGACATTAGTGGGAACCCACTGATTCAGGAAAGAGATGGGGAAAAAGAATTTGTCTTTCAAGCAGGACCTATTTTCGGAAATTTGATTCTTGCGGATGAGATTAACCGAGCGTCACCTAAAACGCAATCAGCGATGTTGGAGGCTATGCAAGAAAAGAGTGTCACTGTAGCGGGGCAGAGTCATGAGCTGCCCGATCCCTTTTTTGTTTTGGCGACTCAGAATCCAATTGAACTTGAAGGGACTTACGCTTTGCCAGAGGCTCAGCTTGACCGGTTTTTGTTTAAATTGGATGTCCATCATGCACCGGCGGATGTTCTAGAACGCATTGTCTTATCTCGTGAGCTTGGAGAAAGCCCCAAAGTTGAGCAAGTATTAAGTCGTGATGAACTACAAAAGATGATTTCCTTGGTGAAAAAAGTTCATATTCCTCAACAGGTGGCGCAAATGATTGCCCAGTTGGTTAATTCGACTCAAGCAGGACAGTCGGAGCTCAGTGAACACATTAAGTTTGGCGCCGGACCAAGAGCGGCGATAGCCCTCGCAGCGGCGTGTAAAGCAAGGGCCTTGATTCAGGGACGGGTTCATACTGGTTTCGAAGATGTACGCGATTTAGCTTTGCCGGTCTTGAGGCATAGAATTATCCTGGATTATCGGGCTAGAATTGCGGGTCAGACTTCAGATTCAATTGTCAAAGGGCTTTTGGCGGAGCTCAAAATTATAGATAAGCCAGTACCGGCAACAGTGAAGGAAGAAAGTTAA
- a CDS encoding ABC transporter ATP-binding protein has product MSQVMISVRGLKRSFGKLEAVKDVSFDIQRGQVVGFIGANGAGKTTTMRMIATLETPDAGEVHICGEDAIDDPNAVRSKIGWVPDEFGRYQNMTIYEYLDFFARAFDYRDQERLNRIQEVMDFTGVTDLKDRFIDKLSKGQGQRVCLGRALLHDPEVLLMDEPAAGLDPKARMELKSLIRILAEEGKTIFISSHILSELSEICDTMIFLEQGQVLHHGGAEELKRGAKEGVCIKVKVLNDSKVLEEWVEMNPGVRLLDLNNKGGRLIFDEGSDELVAETLKRMINEGLQVIEFNREEKTLESAFVDLLNQAEDKELLTP; this is encoded by the coding sequence ATGAGTCAAGTGATGATTTCTGTGCGAGGTCTCAAGCGAAGCTTTGGGAAATTGGAAGCAGTCAAAGATGTATCGTTCGATATTCAGCGCGGACAAGTCGTGGGGTTTATTGGTGCGAATGGTGCAGGGAAGACGACGACCATGCGTATGATTGCCACCCTTGAGACTCCTGATGCTGGAGAGGTACATATATGCGGGGAAGATGCCATAGATGATCCCAATGCCGTTCGATCTAAGATTGGTTGGGTGCCTGATGAATTTGGGCGCTATCAAAATATGACAATTTATGAGTACCTAGATTTTTTTGCTAGAGCTTTTGATTATCGGGATCAAGAAAGGCTTAACCGCATTCAGGAAGTGATGGATTTTACTGGAGTGACGGATCTGAAAGATCGTTTTATTGATAAGCTCTCCAAAGGGCAGGGGCAGCGAGTATGCCTAGGGCGAGCCTTATTGCATGACCCAGAAGTCTTACTCATGGATGAGCCTGCTGCGGGTTTGGATCCTAAAGCCCGAATGGAGCTTAAGAGCCTTATCCGAATTTTAGCGGAAGAGGGGAAAACGATTTTCATTTCTTCACATATTTTATCGGAGCTCTCCGAGATATGCGATACAATGATTTTTTTGGAGCAAGGTCAGGTCTTGCATCATGGGGGAGCCGAAGAACTGAAGCGAGGAGCCAAGGAGGGAGTTTGCATCAAAGTGAAGGTTTTAAATGATTCTAAGGTACTGGAGGAATGGGTTGAAATGAACCCGGGTGTCCGCCTCTTAGATTTAAATAACAAGGGGGGGCGGCTCATTTTTGATGAAGGTTCAGATGAACTTGTTGCTGAGACATTAAAACGAATGATCAATGAAGGACTTCAGGTCATAGAATTTAACCGAGAGGAAAAAACACTTGAATCAGCCTTTGTGGACTTGCTGAATCAAGCTGAAGATAAGGAGCTGTTGACACCATGA
- a CDS encoding ABC transporter permease, with product MIREMIKNPNPILYKELVQGMRAKAFIGIFIITQIVMVVATMAIVGSEGGSSNRSEEFTAIFWGAIAIPFVIFQPLLAIESINSEVKLKTLEMLYLSRLSARRIILGKFYSHMLQTLMIACTILPYVVLRYFAGGVNLLIECSTFVSIVLISALGTALSVSTSAFSVRNPRSHRARILILFIVFVFGSTTGLGGFTAFMRFGGGGGVNWMDFATFILMMPFVIYQVLSLGMSQVAPNSENNLFLKRMNCFAVLLIYLICRYFCDSVLPLFPVMFCFLMSALEGVFSGDANFRSSYVPVKKYSRIGLLVAPNRYAYFNWFNFAVLISVLLMILEIANDDLGGREKGMLIVVPLIVTLCYLVQLQLAQKEVCSRVNNFFVIGFVPFLLFLGIAFNDSLDNVLHNDAYEIFTICYIFYANIMISYGLAIQISRWKKEKLNTIHVVMATAGLVIVGTITMILKSVLIRRWEDFPALFPIELFPVMLDNKGVEGMALASIIHLQLFLSLLALHFMSSESAQKFFQLSAKKKESNQENDQVLVEEA from the coding sequence ATGATAAGAGAGATGATCAAAAACCCTAATCCCATCTTGTATAAGGAACTAGTCCAAGGCATGAGGGCAAAAGCCTTTATTGGTATTTTTATTATCACACAAATTGTTATGGTTGTAGCAACGATGGCAATTGTAGGCTCCGAAGGAGGTTCTTCTAATCGCAGTGAAGAGTTTACGGCTATTTTCTGGGGAGCCATTGCGATTCCCTTTGTTATTTTTCAACCCCTACTGGCGATCGAAAGTATTAACTCAGAAGTTAAGCTAAAAACCCTTGAGATGCTTTACCTAAGCCGTTTGTCCGCAAGGCGGATTATTTTGGGCAAGTTCTATTCCCACATGTTACAGACCTTAATGATTGCGTGTACTATTTTACCCTATGTTGTTCTGCGTTATTTTGCCGGTGGTGTCAACCTCTTGATTGAGTGTAGTACTTTTGTATCCATCGTTTTAATTTCGGCCTTGGGAACTGCTTTGAGTGTAAGTACCAGTGCTTTCTCCGTTCGAAATCCTCGGTCTCATCGAGCTCGTATTTTAATACTGTTTATTGTCTTTGTCTTTGGTTCTACTACTGGCTTGGGAGGCTTTACCGCTTTCATGCGTTTTGGAGGAGGAGGGGGAGTCAATTGGATGGATTTTGCGACATTTATTCTAATGATGCCCTTTGTAATTTATCAGGTGCTTTCTCTTGGTATGAGCCAAGTGGCACCAAACTCCGAGAATAATTTATTTTTAAAGAGGATGAACTGTTTTGCGGTTTTATTGATTTATCTTATCTGCAGATACTTTTGTGATAGCGTATTACCACTGTTTCCCGTAATGTTTTGCTTTTTAATGTCGGCTCTTGAGGGCGTGTTTAGCGGCGATGCCAATTTTCGTAGTAGCTATGTACCTGTTAAAAAATATTCTCGTATAGGACTTTTGGTGGCACCCAATCGTTATGCCTACTTTAATTGGTTTAATTTTGCGGTGTTGATTTCAGTTTTATTGATGATTCTTGAAATTGCTAATGATGATCTTGGCGGCAGAGAGAAAGGCATGCTCATTGTTGTGCCTTTGATAGTGACCTTGTGTTATCTTGTGCAGCTACAGCTCGCGCAAAAAGAAGTTTGTTCTAGAGTCAACAATTTTTTTGTCATTGGTTTCGTACCTTTCTTACTCTTTTTGGGGATAGCTTTCAATGATTCCTTGGATAATGTTTTACACAATGATGCCTATGAAATTTTTACCATTTGCTATATTTTTTATGCCAATATTATGATCTCCTATGGTTTAGCGATACAAATTTCTCGCTGGAAAAAAGAGAAGCTCAATACAATACATGTCGTGATGGCTACCGCAGGCTTAGTTATAGTAGGAACTATAACGATGATTTTAAAATCGGTGCTTATCCGTCGTTGGGAAGATTTTCCTGCGCTCTTTCCAATTGAACTCTTCCCGGTCATGTTGGATAATAAGGGCGTGGAAGGTATGGCACTGGCTTCGATAATACATTTACAGTTATTCTTAAGTCTTTTGGCTTTGCATTTTATGTCTTCTGAATCAGCCCAGAAATTCTTTCAATTGAGTGCTAAAAAGAAAGAATCGAATCAAGAGAACGATCAAGTCCTTGTCGAAGAAGCTTAA
- a CDS encoding DUF58 domain-containing protein: MKENLAAIAEAAHVLSERFSLPFKKRNWSGQGGNMRGKSAGNSIDFREHREYQFGDDPRHINWQAYARSGDYIIKLYEEEVSPVVDILIDLSNSMILSADKLFLSQLLLGFAMKSCEKHGASYKVWGLQGDQTRMYSREECESGMLPFEGQSPNLSDSLEKVELRRGSLTLLISDLLYPQDPIEVFKSLQRGGNRLLIYAPGDLEEFAPDWNGDIDFIDVEQGGLKPAFIDEECLQDYHRAYEQHFQLWREMSRKNAAGMECFLSNTSLSRQFEGQPLANASVELCV, encoded by the coding sequence ATGAAAGAGAATCTCGCTGCCATAGCTGAGGCGGCGCATGTTTTAAGCGAACGCTTTAGTTTGCCTTTTAAAAAGCGGAATTGGAGTGGGCAAGGTGGCAATATGCGGGGGAAGTCAGCAGGTAACTCGATAGACTTTCGCGAACACCGCGAATATCAATTTGGGGATGATCCGAGGCATATTAACTGGCAGGCTTATGCACGAAGTGGTGATTATATCATTAAGCTGTATGAAGAGGAAGTTAGCCCTGTAGTGGATATACTGATAGATCTTTCTAATTCAATGATTCTTAGCGCGGATAAATTATTTCTAAGTCAATTGTTATTGGGTTTTGCGATGAAAAGCTGTGAGAAACATGGTGCATCGTATAAAGTGTGGGGCTTGCAGGGTGATCAAACTAGAATGTATAGCAGGGAGGAATGTGAATCCGGAATGCTTCCATTTGAGGGGCAGAGCCCCAACTTAAGTGATTCCTTGGAGAAAGTAGAATTGCGCCGCGGTTCCCTCACGCTCCTCATTTCTGATCTTCTTTATCCCCAGGATCCCATAGAAGTGTTCAAGTCACTCCAACGAGGTGGCAACCGTCTCTTGATTTATGCTCCCGGAGATCTAGAAGAATTTGCTCCGGATTGGAATGGGGATATTGACTTTATTGATGTAGAGCAAGGTGGCCTAAAACCCGCATTTATCGATGAAGAATGCCTCCAAGATTATCATAGAGCTTATGAGCAGCATTTTCAGCTTTGGCGTGAAATGAGCCGAAAAAATGCAGCCGGAATGGAGTGCTTTTTGAGCAACACGAGTTTAAGTCGGCAATTCGAAGGTCAGCCTTTGGCTAATGCATCTGTGGAGCTTTGTGTATGA
- a CDS encoding BatA domain-containing protein, translating into MNWLNPLGLLALLSIPIIIYIHMLQRKSKKRRVSTLFLLNSEKIEKKAGSRLEKLRNSKLLWLNLLVAVLMTLLLLQLRKVQEQKVLKVVVVVDASASMSAFWEKGSKDLANELTKLAGKTKYIDIKIISSSIDEASIYSGALVGEASAALASFSPSRSGHDLGPALRRASSLLDDKGMLILCSDRPHDLSEDVMQYLIGEAIPNIGFTGFQAQANGKWQAVIKNHGRQAAQVKWAVGIPGNEKLVEQSVSLQAGELRQLRGEFPPTNDKMILSLPEDRFAPDNRLYAARPLSKKMNLEIKGFDDKNELQLLGILNRFDRVSFKDTPANFAIAQLSKLDDLGTQAGFYFLPGPYEWGEENLTAFNSPMIEGLNWQGIPFALAPKSAIPQGFYPLIKSGKNDLLLMRETALGPQFICCFNLNDPAVIKSPAMIVLMYRAIQKAREFHLAYNRKNFESDNEFYDYSLARKKLKVSGVTKPGVGLFRTAEKSGFFSILIEDGEKQKLMMEGGVFYADAAEGDFLMSESRNDIDLEKAEIVTIWQERSFLQSFWILLLILILIYGWYVFDKRQGMIQKAGKR; encoded by the coding sequence ATGAATTGGCTCAATCCCCTAGGTTTATTAGCTTTGTTAAGTATTCCCATTATCATTTATATTCACATGCTGCAACGGAAGTCAAAAAAACGACGTGTAAGTACGCTATTTTTGCTTAATAGTGAAAAAATAGAAAAGAAAGCTGGAAGTCGTTTAGAGAAGCTCCGCAACTCAAAACTCCTGTGGTTGAACTTGTTAGTGGCCGTACTCATGACACTGCTGCTTTTGCAGTTACGAAAAGTACAAGAACAAAAGGTTTTGAAAGTCGTAGTTGTCGTAGATGCTAGCGCTTCGATGTCAGCTTTTTGGGAGAAAGGTTCAAAAGACTTAGCAAATGAGCTGACAAAATTAGCGGGAAAAACTAAATATATTGATATAAAAATCATCAGCTCATCAATTGATGAGGCAAGTATTTATTCGGGTGCTCTTGTGGGAGAGGCTTCAGCAGCTTTGGCGTCATTTTCTCCTTCTAGGAGTGGTCATGATTTAGGGCCCGCCCTAAGACGGGCCAGTTCTTTACTCGATGATAAAGGCATGCTGATTCTTTGCTCAGATAGGCCACATGACTTATCAGAGGACGTGATGCAATACCTGATTGGCGAAGCTATTCCAAATATAGGCTTTACTGGTTTTCAGGCACAAGCAAATGGCAAATGGCAAGCCGTTATTAAGAATCATGGACGACAAGCGGCACAAGTGAAATGGGCTGTGGGCATTCCGGGGAATGAAAAACTTGTCGAGCAAAGCGTGTCACTCCAGGCAGGAGAGTTACGCCAGTTGAGAGGGGAGTTTCCGCCTACAAATGACAAAATGATCCTGTCTTTACCTGAGGATCGTTTCGCTCCTGATAATCGTCTGTATGCAGCACGCCCCTTAAGCAAAAAAATGAATCTCGAGATTAAGGGCTTTGATGATAAAAATGAATTACAGCTCTTGGGGATTTTAAATCGTTTTGACAGAGTCTCCTTTAAAGATACCCCAGCTAATTTTGCCATCGCACAATTAAGTAAGCTTGATGACCTGGGAACGCAAGCTGGCTTTTACTTTCTACCTGGGCCTTATGAATGGGGAGAAGAAAATTTGACGGCTTTTAATTCTCCTATGATTGAAGGACTCAATTGGCAGGGGATTCCCTTCGCTCTTGCACCCAAGAGTGCCATTCCACAGGGCTTCTATCCACTGATAAAATCGGGTAAAAATGATTTACTGCTCATGAGAGAGACGGCTTTAGGGCCACAGTTCATTTGTTGTTTTAACCTTAATGATCCAGCTGTCATCAAATCCCCTGCAATGATTGTTCTCATGTATCGGGCCATTCAAAAAGCTCGCGAATTTCACTTGGCTTATAATCGTAAAAATTTTGAGAGTGATAATGAGTTTTATGACTATTCTTTAGCGAGGAAAAAGTTGAAAGTCAGTGGTGTGACAAAGCCAGGAGTGGGTCTATTTAGAACGGCGGAGAAAAGTGGTTTTTTCTCTATACTTATTGAGGATGGAGAAAAGCAGAAGCTAATGATGGAAGGGGGTGTTTTTTATGCCGATGCCGCAGAGGGTGATTTTCTTATGTCGGAAAGTCGAAATGATATAGATCTGGAGAAAGCGGAAATTGTCACCATATGGCAGGAGCGAAGTTTTTTACAGAGTTTTTGGATCTTGCTTCTTATTCTAATACTTATCTATGGGTGGTACGTTTTTGATAAGCGGCAGGGTATGATTCAAAAGGCAGGAAAAAGATGA
- a CDS encoding VWA domain-containing protein, with amino-acid sequence MDLYVLVDRSDSAESYLEKKIGEWEELIKSEKGRHDRIFYLDYGRDILPRMKQNERELINGSETLTGQAIFKALSLTQTDRHSKLLVLSDGFGTDSLDGLVNKLQKQGISLDYRLIHYSRDKDIQVQSLSLPERVMPGEKFVIEARFVGVSDQKFNYTLLRDDQEVDRGTLDLIRGRASLRKSDVLRSGGFHKYELRISSPDDQFAGNNRAETLIEVKGGPRVILLSTYKNDPFVEVLRRQGFDVKIFNEFRKLNEATLAGAKLLIFNNVPAWELPDGFLEDVRFFTKEQGGGLIMAGGQFSFGMGGYFKSPIDEVLPVSMELKNEHRKLRSNLSIVMDRSGSMGMTVKGGKTKMELANEGAAQTIELLGAMDSVSVIAVDTEAHAIVPQTVLKDAPEIASQARRVKSQGGGIYVYTGLEESWRQLEGREGQKHVILFSDSNDSEEPGRYKELLADMKDEGMTVSVIALGERTDVDSPFLIDIANRGRGRIFFTDDPLSLPSIFAQETVTVARSAFLKEVTATKSNREWSKIASGNWQWPGQVDAYNLSYLKEGASKTLQTEDYYKAPLVSWWKVGAGRSVALSFPTAGQYSDLLRKWPQYGDFLQTLTRWTAKPDVPSGLSLRYKKQGSSVDIQFHYSHKWADRFSREMPSLHIKSSLESEMRELTWRRLLPGVFSTRLDLSSGEQVSGVIRAGEHAIPFGPLRSDRDAEWRFDPSGPDQLRMLSEMSGGREVAQLTEVWNSKPTRRLRDITPYFLTLALILFLYELYQSRTGFRFRKSRVSEASISVLVDDLDFATSKDESVAEVKSEEAIDKEEADEKNTAEQRRSRFDRAKL; translated from the coding sequence ATGGATTTGTATGTCTTAGTGGATCGATCCGATTCTGCTGAGTCATATCTAGAGAAAAAAATCGGTGAATGGGAAGAGTTGATTAAGTCAGAAAAGGGTAGGCATGACCGGATTTTTTACCTAGATTATGGTCGCGACATTTTGCCTCGTATGAAGCAAAATGAACGTGAGCTTATCAATGGTTCAGAGACCTTGACTGGCCAAGCTATTTTTAAGGCCCTTAGTTTAACTCAAACGGACCGTCACTCGAAGCTATTGGTTTTGAGTGATGGTTTTGGGACAGATTCTCTAGATGGCTTGGTAAATAAATTGCAAAAGCAGGGCATTTCTCTGGATTACCGCTTAATTCATTACTCACGAGATAAAGATATTCAAGTGCAATCTCTAAGCCTCCCTGAAAGAGTTATGCCAGGTGAAAAGTTTGTCATTGAGGCTCGCTTTGTAGGAGTCTCCGATCAGAAATTTAATTACACCTTATTGAGGGATGATCAAGAAGTAGATCGCGGTACATTAGATTTAATTAGAGGCAGGGCTTCCCTAAGAAAAAGTGATGTACTTCGAAGTGGGGGCTTTCACAAATATGAACTTAGAATTTCCTCGCCGGATGATCAATTTGCCGGGAATAATCGTGCCGAAACACTGATTGAAGTGAAAGGAGGCCCTCGAGTTATTCTTTTGAGTACGTATAAAAATGATCCATTTGTTGAGGTCCTGCGTCGGCAGGGCTTTGATGTGAAGATTTTTAATGAATTTCGCAAACTCAATGAGGCAACTTTAGCGGGCGCAAAACTTTTGATTTTTAATAATGTTCCCGCATGGGAATTGCCGGATGGCTTTTTAGAAGATGTTCGCTTCTTTACCAAGGAGCAAGGCGGTGGCCTGATAATGGCGGGAGGACAATTCTCTTTTGGCATGGGAGGGTACTTCAAATCCCCGATAGATGAAGTTTTACCAGTCTCAATGGAACTTAAAAATGAACATCGAAAGTTACGCAGCAATCTATCTATTGTAATGGATAGGTCAGGCAGTATGGGGATGACAGTTAAAGGCGGGAAAACTAAGATGGAGTTGGCTAATGAGGGTGCAGCTCAAACTATCGAGCTTTTAGGTGCAATGGACTCGGTTTCAGTGATTGCTGTAGATACAGAGGCGCATGCCATCGTTCCTCAGACGGTTTTAAAAGATGCCCCCGAAATTGCTTCTCAAGCCCGACGTGTTAAAAGTCAGGGCGGAGGTATTTATGTTTATACTGGCTTGGAAGAATCTTGGCGCCAACTAGAAGGACGAGAAGGACAAAAGCATGTCATTTTATTTTCAGATTCTAATGACTCGGAGGAGCCGGGACGTTATAAAGAGCTCTTGGCTGATATGAAAGATGAAGGCATGACTGTGAGTGTCATTGCCTTAGGGGAGAGAACAGATGTGGATTCACCATTTTTGATTGACATAGCTAATCGCGGACGCGGACGGATATTTTTTACTGATGACCCCTTGAGTCTCCCCTCAATATTTGCGCAAGAGACTGTAACTGTGGCGCGTTCAGCTTTCCTTAAGGAGGTCACTGCCACAAAATCAAATCGGGAATGGTCCAAAATTGCTTCTGGTAACTGGCAGTGGCCGGGACAGGTTGATGCCTACAATTTGAGTTACCTTAAAGAAGGAGCGTCAAAGACTTTGCAAACAGAGGATTATTATAAGGCACCTCTCGTGAGTTGGTGGAAGGTGGGGGCAGGCCGTAGTGTGGCCTTGAGTTTCCCAACGGCGGGGCAGTACTCAGATTTATTGCGAAAGTGGCCTCAGTATGGTGACTTCTTACAAACCTTGACGCGTTGGACCGCTAAACCGGACGTTCCTTCGGGTTTAAGCCTCAGATATAAAAAACAAGGTAGCTCAGTGGATATACAATTTCATTACAGTCATAAGTGGGCAGATAGATTCAGTAGAGAAATGCCAAGTCTCCATATTAAATCAAGTCTTGAAAGTGAAATGCGAGAATTGACTTGGAGACGTCTACTTCCGGGAGTTTTCAGTACACGTTTAGATCTAAGTTCAGGCGAGCAAGTGAGTGGAGTTATTCGAGCAGGGGAACACGCCATCCCCTTTGGTCCTTTGCGTTCTGATCGCGATGCTGAGTGGCGCTTCGATCCCAGCGGACCAGATCAGTTACGCATGCTGAGTGAAATGAGTGGTGGCCGTGAAGTCGCTCAATTGACTGAAGTGTGGAACAGTAAACCTACGCGTCGCTTGAGAGATATTACACCGTACTTTTTAACTTTGGCACTCATACTTTTTCTCTATGAACTTTATCAATCTAGAACGGGATTTCGTTTTAGAAAAAGTCGAGTCAGTGAAGCTTCTATCTCAGTTCTTGTGGACGACTTGGATTTTGCTACCAGTAAAGACGAAAGCGTAGCGGAAGTTAAGTCGGAAGAAGCTATAGATAAGGAAGAAGCTGATGAGAAAAATACGGCTGAACAAAGAAGGTCGCGCTTTGATCGTGCCAAGCTTTAG
- the ribD gene encoding bifunctional diaminohydroxyphosphoribosylaminopyrimidine deaminase/5-amino-6-(5-phosphoribosylamino)uracil reductase RibD, protein MHEKWMQRAIDNALKAWGHTSPNPHVGAVIVKDGEVIADGWHKKAGTHHAEKDAITNAKEAGREDDLYGSTIYVTLEPCCTYGRTEPCTEWIMDAGIAKVVYGCTDSNPEHAGRGFNYLLQAGVEIEGPILEEECLAINRFFFKWIDEQKPYVILKMAQTLDGKIATESGQSQWITGAEARHEVQKLRQGCDAIMVGSETLRQDNPSLNVREIENPRHPKRYIWSRSDLDQNFKAFTQEGGATYCRAQSKNEWQYFLSQLGGEEITSLLLEGGGFLASAALKAQIVDEIQFFIAPKILGGEDSRSSVSGLNPLGLDEAIELENMQITPCGKDFLVTAKPVYK, encoded by the coding sequence ATGCACGAAAAGTGGATGCAACGCGCAATTGATAATGCCCTGAAAGCTTGGGGCCATACTTCTCCGAACCCCCATGTGGGGGCCGTCATTGTCAAAGATGGGGAAGTCATTGCCGATGGTTGGCACAAGAAAGCGGGAACTCATCATGCGGAAAAAGACGCGATAACGAATGCCAAAGAAGCTGGCCGTGAAGACGATCTCTATGGCTCGACAATTTACGTCACCCTCGAACCTTGCTGCACTTACGGTCGCACTGAACCCTGTACTGAATGGATTATGGATGCGGGCATCGCAAAAGTTGTTTATGGATGCACTGATAGCAACCCTGAGCACGCGGGTCGCGGTTTCAACTACTTGCTTCAAGCTGGGGTCGAAATCGAAGGCCCCATTCTCGAAGAAGAATGCCTTGCTATCAATCGTTTTTTCTTTAAGTGGATCGATGAACAAAAACCTTATGTCATTCTCAAAATGGCTCAAACCCTCGATGGTAAAATCGCTACTGAAAGTGGGCAATCACAGTGGATCACTGGTGCCGAAGCCCGCCATGAAGTGCAAAAACTTCGCCAGGGTTGCGACGCCATTATGGTGGGTAGTGAAACCCTACGCCAAGACAATCCATCACTCAATGTACGTGAAATCGAAAACCCTCGTCATCCCAAGCGCTACATTTGGTCACGCTCCGATCTTGACCAAAACTTCAAAGCCTTCACGCAAGAGGGCGGCGCCACATATTGCCGTGCCCAAAGCAAAAATGAATGGCAATACTTTTTAAGTCAGCTGGGTGGAGAAGAAATCACTTCCCTACTTCTAGAGGGTGGTGGCTTTCTAGCCTCCGCAGCCCTCAAAGCTCAAATCGTCGATGAAATCCAATTCTTCATTGCCCCCAAAATCTTAGGTGGCGAAGATAGCCGTTCTTCCGTCAGTGGCCTCAATCCCCTTGGCCTCGATGAAGCCATTGAACTCGAAAACATGCAAATCACCCCCTGCGGAAAAGATTTTCTCGTAACCGCCAAACCGGTTTATAAATGA